The proteins below come from a single Burkholderia humptydooensis genomic window:
- a CDS encoding glutamine--tRNA ligase/YqeY domain fusion protein: protein MSTDRNDATAPSNFIRNIIDDDNRTGKWSGRVETRFPPEPNGYLHIGHAKSICLNFGVARAYGGVCHLRFDDTNPEKESIEYADSIVDAVRWLGFDWQKDGVAHQYFASDYYDKLYEFAELLIERGNAYVDSQSADEMRTNRGSLTEPGTPSPFRDRSPDESLDLFRRMKAGEFGEGEHVLRAKIDMSSPNMNMRDPVIYRIRYAHHYRTGDKWCVYPMYDYTHCISDALEGITHSLCTLEFEDHRPLYDWVLNELADAGVFARPLPQQIEFSRLNLTYAITSKRKLLQLVSEGHVDGWDDPRMPTIVGVRRRGFTPESIQLFCERIGVTKVDSWIDMSVFEGALRDDLDDKAPRTVAVLDPLKLVIDNYPEGQTEECTAPVHPHHPERGQRTFPISRELWIEREDFNENPPKGYFRLFPGNKVRLRYGYVIECTGADKDEHGNVIAVHCNYYPDSKSGTDGANNYKVKGNIHWVSAAHACPAEVRIYDRLFKEPHPDAGGRDFLDALNPDSKKIVHAYLEPGARDALPEARYQFERHGYFVADRVDSKPGQPVFNRIVGLRDSWGKPA from the coding sequence ATGAGCACCGATCGCAACGACGCCACCGCGCCATCCAATTTCATCCGCAACATCATCGACGACGACAACCGCACGGGCAAATGGAGCGGCCGTGTCGAAACGCGTTTTCCGCCCGAGCCGAACGGCTATCTGCACATCGGCCATGCGAAGAGCATCTGCCTGAACTTCGGCGTCGCGCGCGCCTACGGCGGCGTGTGCCACCTGCGCTTCGACGACACGAACCCGGAAAAGGAAAGCATCGAGTACGCGGACTCGATCGTCGACGCGGTGCGCTGGCTCGGCTTCGACTGGCAGAAGGACGGCGTCGCCCATCAGTATTTCGCGAGCGACTACTACGACAAGCTCTATGAATTCGCCGAGCTGCTGATCGAGCGCGGCAACGCATACGTCGACAGCCAGAGCGCCGACGAAATGCGCACGAACCGCGGCTCGCTGACCGAGCCGGGCACGCCGTCGCCGTTCCGCGACCGCTCGCCCGACGAAAGCCTCGACCTGTTCCGCCGGATGAAGGCGGGCGAGTTCGGCGAAGGCGAGCACGTGCTGCGCGCGAAGATCGACATGAGCTCGCCGAACATGAACATGCGCGACCCGGTGATCTACCGGATCCGCTACGCGCATCACTACCGGACGGGCGACAAGTGGTGCGTGTACCCGATGTACGACTACACGCACTGCATCTCGGACGCGCTCGAGGGCATCACGCATTCGCTGTGCACGCTCGAATTCGAGGATCACCGCCCGCTCTACGACTGGGTGCTCAACGAGCTCGCCGACGCCGGCGTGTTCGCGCGGCCGCTGCCGCAGCAAATCGAATTCTCGCGCCTGAACCTCACCTATGCGATCACGAGCAAGCGCAAATTGCTGCAGCTCGTGTCGGAAGGCCACGTCGACGGCTGGGACGATCCGCGGATGCCGACGATCGTCGGCGTGCGCCGCCGCGGCTTCACGCCGGAGAGCATCCAGCTCTTCTGCGAGCGGATCGGCGTGACGAAGGTCGATTCGTGGATCGACATGAGCGTGTTCGAAGGCGCGCTGCGCGACGACCTCGACGACAAGGCGCCGCGCACGGTCGCCGTGCTCGATCCGCTCAAGCTCGTCATCGACAACTATCCGGAAGGCCAGACCGAGGAATGCACGGCGCCCGTGCACCCGCACCATCCGGAGCGCGGCCAGCGCACGTTCCCGATCTCGCGCGAGCTGTGGATCGAGCGCGAGGATTTCAACGAGAACCCGCCGAAGGGCTATTTCCGGCTGTTCCCGGGCAACAAGGTGCGGCTGCGCTACGGCTACGTGATCGAATGCACGGGCGCCGACAAGGACGAGCACGGCAACGTGATCGCCGTCCACTGCAACTACTACCCGGACAGCAAGTCGGGCACCGACGGCGCGAACAACTACAAGGTGAAGGGCAACATCCACTGGGTGAGCGCGGCCCACGCGTGCCCGGCCGAAGTGCGGATCTACGATCGCCTGTTCAAGGAGCCGCATCCGGACGCGGGCGGCCGCGACTTCCTCGACGCGCTGAATCCGGATTCGAAGAAGATCGTCCACGCCTATCTCGAGCCGGGCGCGCGCGACGCGCTGCCGGAAGCGCGCTATCAGTTCGAGCGGCACGGCTACTTCGTCGCCGATCGCGTCGACTCGAAGCCCGGCCAGCCGGTGTTCAACCGGATCGTCGGCCTGCGCGATAGCTGGGGCAAGCCGGCCTGA
- a CDS encoding NUDIX hydrolase, producing the protein MSAMKPHGRTRARTVSCGVVLLDSAGRVLLAHATDTTHWDIPKGQGEPGETARQAALRELVEETGIVLDPGRLVDLGLFAYRHDKDLHLFAARAAVGETDLSRCTCTSMFPSRRDGTMIPEMDAFRWTEPADVDAYASRSLARLFGTTLSLAELHRTLPG; encoded by the coding sequence ATGAGCGCGATGAAGCCGCACGGCCGCACTCGCGCGCGCACGGTGTCGTGCGGCGTCGTGCTGCTCGATTCCGCTGGCCGCGTGCTGCTCGCGCACGCGACCGACACGACGCACTGGGACATCCCGAAAGGGCAGGGCGAGCCGGGCGAGACCGCGCGGCAGGCGGCGCTGCGCGAACTCGTCGAGGAGACGGGCATCGTGCTCGATCCCGGCCGGCTCGTCGATCTGGGCCTCTTCGCCTATCGGCACGACAAGGACCTGCACCTGTTCGCCGCGCGCGCCGCCGTCGGCGAGACAGATCTGTCGCGCTGCACGTGCACGTCGATGTTCCCGAGCCGGCGGGACGGCACGATGATTCCCGAAATGGACGCGTTCCGCTGGACGGAGCCCGCCGACGTCGACGCGTATGCGAGCCGCAGCCTCGCGCGGCTCTTCGGCACGACGCTGTCGCTCGCGGAACTGCATCGGACGCTGCCGGGCTGA
- a CDS encoding ISAs1 family transposase, which yields MPTIMDAFAELRDPRCRACRYPLQEILFAALCAVLCGVEDWETMTLWGRTQLAWLRSHLAYENGVPSPDTFRRVFGALSAKAFERCFIDWVGQLCPALAGQHVAIDGKAVRGNRSGTHAALHLVSAWCSNNGLSLGQVSTADKSNEITAIPELLAALDLQGATITIDAIGTQHEIARTIVEAGADYVLAVKDNQPRLAEGVRQWFAAAQDGKLESSYWEHTEHDKGHGRLETRVCRVSDDVAWLSGTGQHWAGLQRLVMLERTRQIGEKVTTERCYYISSKAVKATEMAPIIRAHWGIENQLHWVLDVSWGEDASLIRDTLAARNMASLRKITLNLARLAQSRQPKKVSLKNIRNLAAWDTAMRDSILGLA from the coding sequence ATGCCAACGATCATGGACGCGTTTGCCGAACTGCGAGACCCGCGCTGCCGCGCCTGCCGTTATCCGTTGCAGGAAATCCTGTTTGCCGCCCTGTGCGCGGTTTTATGCGGCGTCGAGGACTGGGAAACGATGACACTGTGGGGCCGCACGCAGCTTGCTTGGCTGCGTAGCCATCTGGCGTATGAGAACGGCGTGCCGTCGCCCGATACGTTCCGGCGGGTATTCGGCGCGCTCAGTGCGAAAGCGTTTGAGCGCTGCTTCATCGACTGGGTCGGGCAACTGTGTCCGGCGCTGGCTGGCCAGCATGTGGCGATTGACGGCAAGGCGGTGCGCGGCAACCGTAGCGGCACGCATGCGGCGCTGCATTTGGTGTCGGCATGGTGCTCGAACAACGGCTTGAGCCTCGGGCAAGTGAGCACGGCCGATAAGAGCAATGAGATCACGGCGATCCCGGAATTGCTGGCCGCGCTCGATTTGCAGGGCGCGACGATAACGATCGACGCGATCGGCACGCAGCACGAGATCGCACGCACGATCGTGGAGGCCGGGGCCGACTACGTTCTGGCGGTCAAGGACAATCAGCCGCGACTGGCCGAAGGCGTGCGCCAGTGGTTTGCGGCTGCCCAGGACGGCAAGCTCGAAAGCTCGTACTGGGAGCACACCGAACATGACAAAGGCCACGGGCGGCTGGAGACCCGGGTTTGCCGGGTCAGCGATGATGTGGCGTGGCTGAGCGGGACAGGACAGCACTGGGCGGGTCTCCAGCGGCTGGTGATGCTTGAGCGCACACGCCAGATTGGCGAGAAAGTGACGACCGAGCGCTGTTACTACATCAGCTCGAAAGCGGTGAAAGCAACTGAGATGGCTCCGATCATCCGTGCTCATTGGGGCATCGAAAACCAACTGCACTGGGTCCTCGATGTCTCGTGGGGCGAGGATGCCAGCCTGATCCGCGACACCCTGGCCGCCCGCAACATGGCCAGTCTGCGCAAGATCACACTCAATCTCGCCCGGCTGGCTCAGAGTCGGCAGCCCAAGAAGGTGAGCCTGAAGAACATCCGTAACCTCGCCGCATGGGATACCGCTATGCGTGACTCCATCCTCGGCCTTGCCTGA
- a CDS encoding CaiB/BaiF CoA transferase family protein has product MGALSHIRVLDLSRVLAGPWCAQTLADLGADVIKVERPELGDDTRHWGPPYLKTPDGADTREAAYYLAANRNKRSVTVDIATPEGQRIVRELAAQCDVVLENYKVGQLAKYGLDYASLAAVKPGLVYCSVTGFGQTGPYAHRAGYDFIIQGMGGFMSITGERYGLPGGGPQKAGVAIADLATGLYSTIAILAALAHRDRTGEGQHIDMALLDVQVALLANMNTNFLASGKPPVRWGNAHPNIVPYQTFETSDGWIIVAVGNDGQFRKFVEAGGRAALADDARFATNPARVRHRDTLVPIIAEMTKTRTKREWLDALEALGVPCGPINDLAEVFDDEQVRARGMQVELPHPSGATVKLVRNPIRMSETPPDARSAPPLLGEHTEAVLRDMLGYGDAAIAALRDKRIV; this is encoded by the coding sequence ATGGGAGCCCTCAGCCATATCCGCGTCCTGGACCTGAGCCGCGTGCTCGCGGGCCCGTGGTGCGCGCAGACGCTTGCCGATCTCGGCGCCGACGTGATCAAGGTCGAGCGCCCGGAGCTCGGCGACGACACCCGGCACTGGGGCCCGCCCTACCTGAAGACGCCGGACGGCGCCGACACCCGCGAGGCCGCGTACTACCTCGCCGCGAACCGCAACAAGCGCTCGGTGACGGTCGACATCGCGACGCCCGAGGGCCAGCGGATCGTTCGCGAGCTCGCCGCGCAATGCGACGTCGTGCTCGAGAACTACAAGGTCGGCCAGCTCGCGAAATACGGGCTCGACTATGCGTCGCTCGCGGCCGTGAAGCCCGGCCTCGTCTACTGCTCGGTGACGGGCTTCGGCCAGACGGGCCCGTATGCGCACCGCGCCGGCTACGACTTCATCATCCAGGGGATGGGCGGCTTCATGAGCATCACGGGCGAGCGCTACGGCCTGCCGGGCGGCGGCCCGCAGAAGGCGGGCGTCGCGATCGCTGATCTCGCGACGGGCCTCTACTCGACGATCGCGATCCTCGCCGCGCTCGCGCACCGCGACCGCACGGGCGAAGGCCAGCACATCGACATGGCGCTCCTCGACGTGCAGGTCGCGCTCCTCGCGAACATGAACACGAACTTCCTCGCGAGCGGCAAGCCGCCCGTGCGCTGGGGCAACGCGCATCCGAACATCGTGCCGTACCAGACGTTCGAGACGAGCGACGGCTGGATCATCGTCGCGGTCGGCAACGACGGCCAGTTCCGCAAGTTCGTCGAGGCGGGCGGGCGGGCGGCGCTCGCCGACGATGCGCGCTTCGCGACGAATCCGGCGCGCGTGCGCCACCGCGACACGCTCGTGCCGATCATCGCCGAGATGACGAAGACGCGCACGAAGCGCGAGTGGCTCGACGCGCTCGAGGCGCTCGGCGTGCCGTGCGGGCCGATCAACGATCTCGCCGAAGTGTTCGACGACGAGCAGGTGCGCGCGCGCGGCATGCAGGTCGAGCTGCCGCATCCGAGCGGGGCGACCGTGAAGCTCGTGCGCAACCCGATCCGGATGAGCGAGACGCCGCCCGATGCGCGCAGCGCGCCGCCGCTGCTCGGCGAGCATACGGAAGCGGTGCTGCGCGACATGCTCGGCTACGGCGACGCGGCGATCGCGGCGCTCAGGGACAAGCGCATCGTCTGA
- a CDS encoding glycoside hydrolase family 3 protein has translation MKRRECRGNARGKDSVKMRKRSLVHFPVALAVTAVLGACSGDDDATIESRADAIVERMTTRQKVGQKLMMAFRYWCPDGQPACTSGMTEFPDAARDALRENGIGGVILFSNNLTGIEQTRRLIDGIRAAPAADSPLGLLIGIDEEGGNVFRLPRAEATAFAGNMALGAAYEATKDDRLAYDMGRVLAAEIAAVGFNVNFAPDVDVNSNPLNPVINVRAFGDDPATIGLLGRRMAQGMKSERVIGTFKHFPGHGDTDTDSHYGLPVVIKSRADAYAIDLAPYRQAIESGEAPDMIMTAHIQYPSLDDTRVATRTGEQMIAPATMSRRIQHDILRGEFGYRGVTITDALDMKGIADFFDEDDAVVKVFQADVDIALMPVEFRTAADAGRLTALVDRVAAAVDSGRIDRAEFDRSVRRIVLTKLRHGIVAADHGRPADELASIGGPAHRAVERDIARKSITVLRNERGTLPLKAAGRRIFILTPWGEQAEAMRRRFVELGHSLVTGAKLGEIAWPEQQQAIDAADIVIVGTLSTGVTPVEHNGDPNARVSPPAPSAALMRQAAPANGEEEGSVIFDHVERADAAMDVRARRSALAAAAAPSEAQQMRDAMDYAKARRKTVIHVTMRAPYDAISYDDVADATLATYAYYGYEGGWRGPSLPAAVDAMLGVERPVGRLPVAIHALNADGSTGPLRYPRGFGLPY, from the coding sequence ATGAAACGACGTGAATGCCGCGGGAATGCGCGCGGCAAGGATTCGGTGAAGATGCGCAAGAGAAGCTTGGTTCATTTCCCCGTCGCGCTGGCGGTGACGGCGGTGCTCGGCGCGTGCTCGGGCGACGACGACGCGACGATCGAGTCACGCGCGGACGCGATCGTCGAGCGGATGACGACCCGGCAGAAGGTCGGCCAGAAGCTGATGATGGCGTTCCGCTACTGGTGCCCGGACGGACAGCCGGCCTGCACGTCCGGCATGACCGAATTCCCTGACGCCGCGCGCGACGCGCTGCGCGAGAACGGCATCGGCGGCGTGATCCTGTTCTCGAACAACCTGACGGGCATCGAGCAGACGCGCCGGCTGATCGACGGCATCCGGGCCGCGCCCGCGGCCGATAGTCCGCTCGGCCTCCTGATCGGCATCGATGAGGAGGGCGGCAACGTGTTCCGCCTGCCGCGCGCCGAGGCGACCGCGTTCGCCGGCAACATGGCGCTCGGCGCGGCGTACGAGGCGACGAAGGACGACCGGCTCGCATACGACATGGGCCGCGTGCTCGCGGCGGAGATCGCGGCGGTCGGCTTCAACGTGAATTTCGCGCCGGACGTCGACGTCAACAGCAATCCGCTCAATCCGGTCATCAACGTGCGCGCGTTCGGCGACGACCCGGCGACGATCGGCCTGCTCGGCCGGCGCATGGCGCAGGGGATGAAGAGCGAGCGCGTGATCGGCACGTTCAAGCATTTTCCGGGGCACGGCGATACGGACACCGATTCGCACTACGGATTGCCCGTCGTGATCAAGTCGCGCGCCGACGCCTACGCGATCGATCTCGCGCCGTACCGGCAGGCGATCGAATCGGGCGAGGCGCCGGACATGATCATGACCGCGCACATCCAGTATCCGTCGCTCGACGACACGCGCGTCGCGACGCGCACGGGCGAGCAGATGATCGCGCCCGCGACGATGTCGCGGCGCATCCAGCACGACATCCTGCGCGGCGAGTTCGGCTACCGGGGCGTGACGATCACCGACGCGCTAGACATGAAGGGCATCGCCGATTTCTTCGACGAGGACGACGCGGTCGTCAAGGTGTTCCAGGCGGACGTGGACATCGCGCTGATGCCCGTCGAATTCCGCACGGCGGCCGACGCCGGCCGGCTGACGGCGCTCGTCGATCGCGTCGCGGCGGCCGTCGATTCGGGCCGCATCGACCGCGCCGAATTCGACCGCTCGGTGCGCCGGATCGTGCTGACGAAGCTGCGCCACGGCATCGTTGCGGCCGACCACGGCCGGCCGGCCGACGAACTGGCGTCGATCGGCGGGCCCGCGCACCGCGCGGTCGAGCGCGACATCGCGCGCAAGTCGATCACGGTGCTGCGCAACGAGCGCGGCACGCTGCCGCTCAAGGCGGCCGGCCGGCGGATCTTCATCCTGACGCCGTGGGGCGAGCAGGCGGAGGCGATGCGGCGGCGCTTCGTCGAGCTCGGCCATTCGCTCGTCACGGGCGCGAAGCTGGGCGAGATCGCATGGCCCGAGCAGCAGCAGGCGATCGATGCGGCCGACATCGTGATCGTCGGCACGCTGTCGACGGGCGTCACGCCCGTCGAGCACAACGGAGACCCGAACGCGCGCGTGAGCCCGCCCGCGCCGTCGGCCGCGCTGATGCGGCAGGCCGCGCCCGCGAACGGCGAGGAGGAAGGCTCGGTGATCTTCGACCACGTCGAGCGTGCGGACGCGGCGATGGACGTCCGCGCGCGCCGAAGCGCGCTCGCCGCGGCTGCGGCGCCGAGCGAGGCGCAGCAGATGCGCGACGCGATGGACTACGCGAAGGCGCGGCGCAAGACCGTGATCCACGTGACGATGCGCGCGCCGTATGATGCGATCAGCTACGACGACGTGGCGGACGCGACGCTCGCGACGTATGCGTACTACGGCTACGAAGGCGGATGGCGGGGCCCGTCGCTGCCCGCGGCCGTCGACGCGATGCTGGGCGTCGAGCGGCCGGTCGGCAGGCTGCCGGTCGCGATCCATGCGCTGAACGCGGACGGATCGACGGGGCCGCTGCGCTATCCGCGCGGCTTCGGGCTGCCATACTGA
- a CDS encoding M15 family metallopeptidase codes for MLLSIFGASNAQAEINRITAGQCANMHAESVIRDDSPVQCERLRNVSFDYVNFDGRIQKGEIVVLDALAERVQTIFGTLCRMRFPLSKAVPIERYRGDDDASMRDDNTSAFNSRRKTGRGEWSMHAYGVAIDINPVQNPYVSFDSDGTARVLPATAAKASMNRLDERPDKPARPGMAERVVDVFADNGFLRWGGYWDDPIDYQHFEVGSRALVARMVDASPDDARRMFERYVASYADCVARTRRASHTAARAACVADALRE; via the coding sequence ATGCTGCTCTCGATTTTCGGCGCATCGAATGCGCAGGCGGAAATCAATCGAATCACGGCCGGGCAATGCGCGAATATGCATGCCGAATCCGTCATCCGCGACGATTCGCCGGTTCAATGCGAGCGATTGAGAAACGTGTCGTTCGATTACGTGAATTTCGACGGCCGGATTCAAAAAGGTGAAATCGTCGTGCTCGATGCGCTCGCCGAGCGCGTGCAGACGATTTTCGGCACGCTATGCCGAATGCGTTTTCCGTTGAGCAAGGCGGTGCCGATCGAGCGCTATCGCGGCGACGACGATGCGTCGATGCGCGACGACAACACGTCGGCGTTCAATTCGCGGCGCAAGACGGGTCGCGGCGAATGGTCGATGCATGCGTACGGCGTCGCGATCGACATCAATCCCGTGCAGAACCCGTACGTATCGTTCGACAGCGACGGCACCGCGCGCGTGCTGCCCGCGACGGCCGCGAAGGCGTCGATGAACCGGCTCGACGAGCGGCCGGACAAGCCGGCGCGCCCAGGCATGGCGGAGCGCGTCGTCGACGTGTTCGCGGACAACGGCTTCCTGCGCTGGGGCGGCTATTGGGACGATCCGATCGACTATCAGCACTTCGAAGTGGGCTCGCGCGCGCTCGTCGCGCGAATGGTCGACGCGTCGCCCGACGATGCGCGCCGGATGTTCGAGCGATATGTCGCGTCGTATGCGGACTGCGTCGCGCGCACGCGGCGTGCGAGCCACACGGCGGCGCGCGCCGCGTGCGTTGCCGACGCGCTGCGCGAATGA
- the alaS gene encoding alanine--tRNA ligase has protein sequence MKAAEIREKFLKFFESKGHTIVRSSSLVPGNDPTLLFTNSGMVQFKDVFLGAETRPYSRATTAQRSVRAGGKHNDLENVGYTARHHTFFEMLGNFSFGDYFKRDAIHYAWELLTAVYKLPADKLWVTVYHDDDEAYDIWAKEVGVPAERIIRIGDNKGARYASDNFWQMGDTGPCGPCSEIFYDHGPDVWGGPPGSPQEDGDRYIEIWNLVFMQFNRDAQGNMTRLPKPCVDTGMGLERIAAVLQHVHSNYEIDLFQNLIKASARETGVADLANNSLKVIADHIRACSFLIVDGVIPGNEGRGYVLRRIVRRAIRHGYKLGRKGPFFHRLVADLVAEMGAAYPELKEAEPRVTDVLRQEEERFFETIEHGMSILEAALADLEAAGGKTLDGELAFKLHDTYGFPLDLTADVCRERGVTVDEPAFDDAMARQREQARAAGKFRATQGLEYTGAKTTFHGYEEIAFDDAKVVALYVEGASVGEVKAGESAVVVLDHTPFYAESGGQVGDQGVLANAATRFAVADTLKVQADVIGHHGELEQGVLKVGDVVRGEIDAGRRARTARNHSATHLMHKALRDVLGSHVQQKGSLVDADKTRFDFAHNAPLTDDEIRRVEDIVNEQVLANAPGIVRVMPYDDAVKGGAMALFGEKYGDEVRVLDLGFSRELCGGTHVHRTGDIGLFKIVAEGGVAAGIRRVEAITGDNAVRYVQALDARVNAAAAALKAQPSELLQRIGQVQDQVKSLEKELAALKSKLASSQGDELAQQAVEVGGVHVLAATLDGADAKTLRETVDKLKDKLKSAAIVLAAVDGGKVSLIAGVTADASKKVKAGELVNFVAQQVGGKGGGRPDMAQAGGTEPANLPAALAGVKGWVEARL, from the coding sequence ATGAAAGCCGCCGAAATCCGCGAGAAATTCCTCAAGTTCTTCGAATCGAAGGGCCACACGATCGTCCGCTCGTCGAGCCTCGTGCCCGGCAACGACCCCACGCTGCTCTTCACCAATTCGGGGATGGTGCAGTTCAAGGACGTGTTCCTCGGCGCGGAGACGCGCCCGTACTCCCGCGCCACCACCGCGCAGCGCAGCGTGCGCGCGGGCGGCAAGCACAACGATCTCGAGAACGTGGGCTACACCGCGCGCCACCACACGTTCTTCGAGATGCTCGGCAACTTCTCGTTCGGCGATTACTTCAAGCGCGACGCGATCCACTACGCCTGGGAGCTGCTGACGGCCGTCTACAAGCTGCCCGCCGACAAGCTCTGGGTCACCGTCTACCACGACGACGACGAGGCCTACGACATCTGGGCGAAGGAAGTCGGCGTGCCCGCCGAGCGGATCATCCGGATCGGCGACAACAAGGGCGCGCGCTACGCGTCGGACAACTTCTGGCAGATGGGCGACACGGGCCCCTGCGGCCCGTGCTCGGAAATCTTCTACGATCACGGCCCGGACGTGTGGGGCGGCCCGCCGGGGTCGCCGCAGGAAGACGGCGACCGCTACATCGAGATCTGGAACCTCGTGTTCATGCAGTTCAACCGCGACGCGCAGGGCAACATGACGCGCCTGCCGAAGCCGTGCGTCGACACCGGCATGGGCCTCGAGCGGATCGCGGCCGTGCTGCAGCACGTGCACAGCAACTACGAGATCGACCTGTTCCAGAACCTGATCAAGGCGTCGGCGCGCGAAACGGGCGTCGCCGACCTCGCGAACAACTCGCTGAAGGTGATCGCCGATCACATCCGCGCGTGCTCGTTCCTGATCGTCGACGGCGTGATTCCCGGCAACGAGGGCCGCGGCTACGTGCTGCGCCGGATCGTGCGCCGCGCGATCCGCCACGGCTACAAGCTCGGCCGCAAGGGGCCGTTCTTCCACCGGCTCGTGGCGGACCTCGTCGCCGAGATGGGCGCCGCCTATCCGGAGCTGAAGGAAGCCGAGCCGCGCGTGACCGACGTGCTGCGCCAGGAGGAAGAGCGCTTCTTCGAGACGATCGAGCACGGGATGTCGATCCTCGAGGCGGCGCTGGCCGATCTCGAGGCCGCGGGCGGCAAGACGCTCGACGGCGAACTCGCGTTCAAGCTGCACGACACGTACGGCTTCCCGCTCGATCTGACGGCTGACGTGTGCCGCGAGCGCGGCGTGACGGTCGACGAGCCCGCGTTCGACGACGCGATGGCGCGCCAGCGCGAGCAGGCGCGCGCGGCGGGCAAGTTCAGGGCGACGCAGGGCCTCGAATACACGGGCGCGAAGACGACGTTCCACGGCTACGAGGAAATCGCGTTCGACGACGCGAAGGTCGTCGCGCTGTATGTCGAAGGCGCGTCGGTCGGCGAGGTGAAGGCGGGCGAGAGCGCGGTCGTCGTGCTCGACCACACGCCGTTCTACGCGGAATCGGGCGGCCAGGTCGGCGATCAGGGCGTGCTCGCGAACGCGGCCACGCGTTTCGCGGTCGCCGATACGCTGAAGGTCCAGGCCGACGTGATCGGCCACCACGGCGAGCTCGAGCAGGGCGTGCTGAAGGTCGGCGACGTGGTTCGCGGGGAGATCGACGCCGGGCGCCGCGCGCGCACCGCGCGCAACCATTCGGCGACGCACCTGATGCACAAGGCGCTGCGCGACGTGCTCGGCTCGCACGTGCAGCAGAAGGGCTCGCTCGTCGACGCGGACAAGACCCGCTTCGACTTCGCGCACAACGCGCCGTTGACCGACGATGAAATCCGCCGCGTCGAGGACATCGTCAACGAGCAGGTGCTCGCGAACGCGCCGGGCATCGTGCGCGTGATGCCGTACGACGACGCGGTGAAGGGCGGCGCGATGGCGCTCTTCGGCGAGAAGTACGGCGACGAGGTGCGCGTGCTCGATCTCGGCTTCTCGCGCGAGCTGTGCGGCGGCACGCACGTGCACCGCACGGGCGATATCGGCCTCTTCAAGATCGTCGCCGAAGGCGGCGTGGCGGCGGGCATTCGCCGCGTCGAGGCGATCACGGGCGACAACGCGGTGCGCTACGTGCAGGCGCTCGACGCGCGCGTGAACGCGGCGGCGGCCGCGCTGAAGGCGCAGCCGTCCGAGCTGCTGCAGCGGATCGGCCAGGTGCAGGATCAGGTCAAGTCGCTAGAGAAGGAGCTTGCCGCGCTGAAATCGAAGCTCGCGTCGAGCCAGGGCGACGAGCTCGCGCAGCAGGCGGTCGAGGTGGGCGGCGTGCATGTGCTCGCCGCGACGCTCGACGGCGCCGATGCGAAGACGCTGCGCGAAACCGTCGACAAGCTGAAGGACAAGCTCAAGAGCGCGGCGATCGTGCTCGCGGCGGTCGACGGCGGCAAGGTGAGCCTGATCGCCGGCGTCACCGCGGACGCAAGCAAGAAGGTGAAGGCGGGCGAACTCGTCAACTTCGTCGCGCAGCAGGTGGGCGGCAAGGGCGGCGGCCGGCCGGACATGGCGCAGGCGGGCGGCACGGAGCCGGCGAACCTGCCGGCGGCGCTCGCGGGCGTCAAGGGCTGGGTCGAGGCGCGGCTGTAA
- a CDS encoding RT0821/Lpp0805 family surface protein yields MTMRARVSILSRALAGAACAAAALAAHAQNNLNFLNDTPISYFSKADTASLAKAVQKVRDEGKDGETVDWVNNGRGTKLAAKLTPTTTEQEGRTCREVRTEVEAKGQSMTLRPLYCKTAAGKWQLQKR; encoded by the coding sequence ATGACGATGCGAGCTCGTGTCTCGATCCTGTCGCGCGCGCTGGCGGGCGCCGCATGTGCGGCCGCGGCGCTTGCCGCGCATGCGCAGAACAACCTGAACTTCCTGAACGACACGCCGATCAGCTATTTCAGCAAGGCGGACACCGCGTCGCTCGCGAAGGCCGTGCAGAAGGTTCGCGACGAGGGCAAGGATGGCGAGACCGTCGACTGGGTCAACAACGGCCGCGGCACGAAGCTCGCGGCGAAGCTCACGCCGACCACGACCGAGCAGGAAGGCCGCACGTGCCGCGAGGTCAGGACCGAGGTCGAGGCGAAGGGGCAGTCGATGACGCTGCGGCCGCTCTATTGCAAGACCGCGGCCGGCAAATGGCAACTGCAGAAGCGCTGA